From the genome of bacterium, one region includes:
- a CDS encoding TrmH family RNA methyltransferase, producing the protein MYLTWWYFIMMKSKKKTEEEKVVILLNLRSVQNTASVFRTAEGAGISKVYLVGTTPSPEDRFGNSRGDFAKVALGAETTLSWEYRSAILPVLKKLREEKFQIVAVEQDKVAINYKKFSPSEKTAFIFGEETKGIPRSILEKADSVVEIPMQGSKESLNVSVAAGIILFGCV; encoded by the coding sequence ATGTATTTAACATGGTGGTATTTTATCATGATGAAAAGCAAAAAGAAAACAGAAGAGGAAAAAGTGGTCATTCTTTTGAATTTGCGCAGTGTTCAAAACACCGCTTCGGTTTTTAGAACCGCGGAAGGGGCTGGTATTTCCAAAGTTTATCTTGTCGGTACCACTCCGTCTCCGGAAGACAGGTTTGGAAACTCTCGCGGTGATTTCGCGAAAGTGGCGCTTGGAGCAGAGACGACTTTGTCTTGGGAATACCGTTCTGCGATTTTGCCCGTTTTGAAAAAATTAAGGGAGGAAAAATTTCAAATAGTGGCGGTGGAGCAAGACAAAGTGGCAATTAATTACAAAAAGTTCAGTCCGTCAGAAAAAACAGCTTTTATTTTCGGCGAAGAAACGAAAGGCATACCGCGTTCCATTTTAGAAAAAGCGGATTCGGTGGTGGAAATACCCATGCAGGGAAGCAAAGAGTCCCTGAACGTTTCCGTGGCGGCAGGCATAATTCTCTTTGGTTGTGTGTAG
- the ruvA gene encoding Holliday junction branch migration protein RuvA, producing the protein MISYISGSVIYKDEKSAIVETANGLGYKIFVTEETLSSLSENKVARFWTYLAVREDAHILYGFPEKSDLDFFELLLTVSGIGPKTALGILNMASVLSIKTAVSSNDPSHLVKISGIGKKMAEKMVWELKDKVKSGENSSATLKDEIEALEALKSIGYGHKEARDALKEIKSGTARERIKSALKTLGK; encoded by the coding sequence ATGATAAGCTACATTTCCGGCTCCGTAATATACAAGGACGAGAAATCGGCCATCGTAGAAACCGCAAATGGTCTCGGCTACAAAATTTTCGTTACCGAGGAAACTCTCTCTTCCCTATCAGAAAACAAGGTGGCGCGGTTTTGGACTTATCTTGCGGTACGCGAAGATGCCCATATTCTTTACGGCTTCCCGGAGAAAAGCGATTTGGATTTTTTTGAACTGCTTTTGACCGTATCGGGCATAGGCCCAAAAACGGCTTTGGGGATATTAAACATGGCCAGTGTTCTATCCATTAAAACGGCTGTCTCATCAAACGACCCGTCTCACCTTGTAAAAATATCTGGTATCGGCAAAAAAATGGCTGAGAAGATGGTTTGGGAACTTAAAGACAAGGTGAAAAGCGGAGAAAATTCCTCCGCCACCCTAAAAGATGAAATAGAAGCGTTAGAAGCTTTGAAATCTATCGGGTACGGACACAAGGAAGCCCGAGACGCTCTGAAAGAAATCAAAAGCGGCACGGCCAGAGAACGCATAAAATCCGCTCTTAAAACATTAGGAAAATGA
- the mutM gene encoding bifunctional DNA-formamidopyrimidine glycosylase/DNA-(apurinic or apyrimidinic site) lyase, with product MPELPEVTTTASVLNRRLKDLRIKRVWSSYNSVFHKGKNNIKNIVYFETFKNTVSNKKILRVRRRAKNVLIDLSGDISILVHMKMTGHLLYGTYKRIDNLRPKANDKVGWEKEVWVPDESQKSPLWDRFNRFIRFTANLSNGKTLALSDMRRFAKIVYYKTSEENKIPDLAGIGPEPLEKSFKVANFKLQVNKRPNLPVKQVLMMPEIIAGIGNIYSDEMLWLSGIHPLCQASKIPEEKLKKLFSCMRKVLKKGIKLSGDSMSDYRTPSGEKGKFQTEHRAYRRTGEKCSKKGCGGKIQRMKIGGRSAHFCDKHQLRY from the coding sequence ATGCCCGAACTGCCCGAGGTAACAACCACGGCGAGCGTTTTAAACAGACGATTAAAAGATCTGCGAATTAAACGCGTCTGGTCAAGCTACAATTCCGTTTTTCACAAAGGAAAAAACAACATAAAAAACATAGTGTATTTTGAGACATTTAAAAATACAGTGAGTAACAAAAAAATACTGCGGGTCAGACGGAGAGCCAAAAATGTTTTGATTGACTTGTCGGGAGACATTTCAATACTGGTGCATATGAAAATGACAGGACATCTGTTGTACGGGACATACAAAAGAATCGACAATCTACGACCAAAAGCTAACGACAAAGTCGGATGGGAAAAGGAAGTATGGGTGCCGGACGAGTCCCAAAAGAGTCCTCTTTGGGACAGATTCAACAGGTTCATAAGATTCACGGCAAACCTTTCCAACGGGAAAACTCTGGCGCTGTCCGATATGCGCAGATTTGCCAAGATTGTCTATTACAAAACCAGCGAAGAAAACAAAATTCCGGATTTGGCCGGCATAGGGCCCGAACCTCTGGAAAAAAGTTTTAAAGTCGCGAATTTCAAACTACAAGTCAACAAAAGGCCGAATTTACCCGTAAAACAGGTCTTGATGATGCCGGAAATTATAGCGGGAATAGGAAACATATATTCCGACGAAATGTTGTGGCTCTCCGGCATACATCCCCTTTGCCAAGCGTCAAAAATACCGGAAGAAAAACTTAAAAAACTTTTCTCCTGTATGCGGAAAGTTTTGAAAAAAGGAATAAAACTGTCGGGCGATTCAATGTCCGACTACAGAACGCCGAGCGGAGAAAAAGGAAAGTTTCAGACAGAGCATCGCGCGTACAGACGAACCGGAGAGAAATGTTCTAAAAAAGGATGTGGCGGAAAAATCCAAAGGATGAAAATCGGCGGAAGAAGCGCGCATTTTTGCGACAAACATCAGTTGCGATATTGA
- the rpsT gene encoding 30S ribosomal protein S20, with amino-acid sequence MAITKNAKKAHRASLRKKVFNDARKKKMKETIKKFKKLVAENKTEEAAKFLSVVYKMVDKTAKGNTIKKRNADRKKSRLSAMVGKRP; translated from the coding sequence ATGGCAATAACAAAAAACGCAAAAAAGGCCCATCGAGCATCCCTTAGAAAAAAGGTTTTTAACGATGCGCGGAAAAAGAAAATGAAGGAAACGATAAAGAAATTCAAGAAACTTGTCGCGGAAAATAAAACTGAAGAAGCGGCAAAGTTTTTAAGCGTAGTTTACAAAATGGTAGATAAGACGGCAAAGGGCAACACTATCAAAAAAAGAAATGCCGACAGGAAAAAATCTCGGCTTTCGGCCATGGTGGGGAAAAGGCCGTAG
- a CDS encoding vitamin K epoxide reductase family protein encodes MEQLLQIIVIIAALCGFFLAIHIYNEKRKRPVFTCPLDFDCNTVVKSDYSTLLKISVEVWGMAYYFLILSTYSLLTVYPSIMPEGLSMAVLVLTVVAFAFSIYLTAIQAFVLKQWCSWCLISASLCTIIFISVFLISGEKLF; translated from the coding sequence ATGGAACAACTGTTGCAAATCATAGTGATTATCGCCGCTCTCTGCGGTTTTTTCCTTGCCATACACATATACAACGAGAAACGGAAGCGTCCGGTTTTCACCTGCCCCCTTGATTTTGACTGCAACACGGTCGTGAAAAGCGACTATTCTACCCTATTGAAAATCTCCGTGGAAGTTTGGGGAATGGCGTACTACTTCTTGATTCTCTCCACTTATTCACTACTTACGGTCTATCCGTCAATAATGCCGGAAGGACTTTCAATGGCGGTTTTGGTTCTCACTGTAGTGGCTTTCGCTTTTTCCATATATTTAACGGCAATTCAAGCATTCGTCCTAAAACAATGGTGTAGCTGGTGTCTCATATCCGCCTCTCTTTGCACTATAATTTTTATATCCGTATTTTTAATTTCCGGAGAGAAATTGTTTTAA
- the murE gene encoding UDP-N-acetylmuramyl-tripeptide synthetase, with protein MNGIKKHIPKSLLSAYHFFLAVLGALLYRFPSRQIKVVGITGTNGKSSTAELTSAILEKAGYKTAITGTVHFKINRKEEVNFLRMTMPGRFFIQKFLRKAVSAGCDWAIIEMTSEGAEQFRHQFIDMDSLIFTNLAHEHIESHGSFGKYLKAKLKIAKRLELSKKINKTIIVNADDKQSKKFADIKDVSVHSYSLKNAEPFSLRRDGTTLTFRGKTIETKMLGKFNIYNCLAAATFALTLGVELETIKEALQDFYTIPGRLEEVKVSDVQKFSVFVDYAHTPDSLKAVYEIFNDATKIAVFGNAGGGRDSWKRPEMGRIADIHCEKIILTVQDPYDENPSSIIEQTVCGMTNKKPEIILDRRQAIRRSLVLAHNECSKTETNGKEIVVLITGKGSDPYIMGPRRERTPWSDTEVVREELKKMF; from the coding sequence ATGAACGGCATTAAAAAGCACATACCAAAATCACTGCTTTCCGCTTACCATTTCTTTTTGGCTGTTTTGGGAGCTTTGCTTTATCGTTTTCCTTCCCGCCAGATAAAAGTCGTGGGCATCACAGGCACGAACGGCAAAAGCTCCACCGCCGAACTGACAAGCGCCATACTGGAAAAAGCGGGCTATAAAACAGCTATTACAGGAACGGTCCATTTCAAAATCAACAGAAAAGAAGAAGTGAATTTTCTGCGTATGACCATGCCCGGCCGTTTTTTCATCCAGAAGTTCCTGCGTAAAGCTGTTTCTGCCGGATGCGACTGGGCCATAATAGAAATGACTTCGGAGGGAGCGGAACAGTTCCGCCATCAGTTTATTGACATGGACTCTCTCATATTTACAAACCTCGCCCACGAACACATAGAGTCGCACGGCTCTTTTGGAAAATACCTGAAAGCAAAACTCAAAATCGCCAAACGTCTTGAGCTTTCTAAAAAAATAAATAAAACTATCATAGTAAACGCGGACGATAAGCAGTCAAAAAAATTTGCCGACATAAAAGATGTGTCAGTCCATTCATATTCTCTAAAAAACGCGGAGCCGTTCAGCTTAAGAAGAGACGGTACAACACTGACTTTCCGAGGCAAAACCATAGAAACGAAAATGCTTGGAAAGTTTAACATCTATAACTGCTTGGCGGCAGCCACTTTCGCGTTGACTCTGGGTGTGGAATTGGAAACCATAAAAGAAGCGTTGCAAGATTTTTACACCATTCCCGGACGGCTGGAAGAAGTAAAGGTTTCAGACGTCCAGAAGTTTTCAGTTTTTGTTGACTACGCCCACACTCCCGACTCTCTCAAAGCGGTTTACGAAATTTTCAACGACGCCACAAAAATTGCTGTTTTCGGCAACGCCGGAGGCGGAAGAGACAGTTGGAAAAGACCCGAAATGGGACGTATTGCCGATATCCACTGCGAGAAAATAATACTGACCGTTCAGGACCCTTACGATGAAAACCCGAGTTCCATAATAGAGCAGACGGTCTGCGGTATGACAAACAAAAAGCCGGAAATAATTTTAGACCGCCGCCAAGCGATAAGAAGGTCTCTTGTTTTAGCGCATAACGAATGTTCCAAAACCGAAACGAACGGAAAAGAAATAGTGGTTCTCATTACCGGAAAAGGCAGTGACCCGTATATTATGGGTCCCCGCCGCGAAAGGACACCATGGAGCGATACCGAAGTGGTGAGAGAGGAATTGAAGAAAATGTTTTAA